The proteins below are encoded in one region of Puntigrus tetrazona isolate hp1 chromosome 5, ASM1883169v1, whole genome shotgun sequence:
- the orai2 gene encoding protein orai-2 isoform X2, producing the protein MSSELSVPMGSPAPGGSERVQDGGGMDYRDWVRRSYLELVTSNHHSVQALSWRKLYLSRAKLKASSRTSALLSGFAMVAMVEVQLEMQYNYPRVLLIAFSVCTTVLVAVHLFALLISTCILPNVEAVSNIHNLNSVSESPHERMHHYIELAWGFSTALGILLFLAEVVLLCWIKFLPVDSGELKQNCSSSASKPSHSGWQAALASTIIMVPVGLIFVVFTIHFYRSLVRHKTERHHQEIEELHKIKVQLDGHERGLQAV; encoded by the exons ATGAGCAGTGAGCTCAGCGTGCCAATGGGCTCCCCCGCTCCCGGGGGCTCGGAGCGGGTGCAGGATGGCGGTGGGATGGACTACAGGGATTGGGTTCGGCGCAGCTATCTGGAGCTGGTCACCTCTAACCACCACTCGGTCCAGGCTCTGTCGTGGAGGAAACTCTACCTCAGCAGGGCCAAGCTCAAAGCCTCCAGCCGAACCTCAGCCCTGCTGTCTGGCTTTGCCATG GTGGCCATGGTGGAGGTGCAGCTGGAGATGCAGTACAACTACCCCCGGGTGCTGCTCATCGCCTTCAGTGTGTGTACTACAGTGCTGGTGGCCGTGCACCTGTTCGCCCTGCTCATCAGCACCTGCATCCTGCCCAACGTGGAAGCCGTCAGCAACATCCACAATCTCAACTCCGTCTCCGAGTCTCCCCACGAGAGGATGCATCACTATATTGAGCTGGCCTGGGGCTTTTCCACCGCTCTGGGGATCCTTCTGTTCCTGGCTGAGGTGGTGCTCCTCTGCTGGATAAAGTTCTTGCCGGTTGACTCGGGGGAGCTCAAACAGAACTGCAGCTCTTCCGCCAGTAAGCCCAGCCACAGCGGCTGGCAGGCGGCTCTGGCCTCCACCATCATCATGGTGCCAGTTGGATTGATCTTTGTGGTGTTCACCATTCACTTCTACCGCTCCCTAGTGCGCCACAAAACAGAGCGGCACCATCAGGAGATCGAGGAACTGCACAAAATCAAGGTGCAGCTGGACGGCCATGAGCGAGGCCTGCAGGCGGTGTGA
- the pex12 gene encoding peroxisome assembly protein 12 has product MAERGAHFTTAAPAEDRPSVFEVLAQDSLMSAVKPALLHAVKILATSNPSRYGVLWRRFDEIYAVLDMLLQHHFLSRTSASFSENFYGLKRVGEDGPGAAHLGLRRRQHWRSLFLLALLPYLHTKLEKILARQRDEDDFSIRLPQSSLQKLYRAFLAAYPFVCMAWDGWVFCHQLLYVFGKTRTHSPLLWLAGVKLSYLTANDIRCLDLKPSDPALSPSQSFREKCQRLVSTAVGGVAVSLSTSLSIGVFFLQFLEWWYSSENQSTVKSLTSLPTPPPPLHLHSQETSHTHIKVCPLCRKVRTNDTALATSGYVFCYKCIYVYVKANHRCPLTGYPSGLQHLIKIYTPDG; this is encoded by the exons ATGGCAGAGCGAGGAGCACATTTCACGACAGCGGCTCCAGCTGAAGACAGACCCTCCGTGTTTGAGGTTTTAGCTCAGGACTCTTTGATGAGTGCTGTTAAACCTGCTTTACTGCATGCTGTGAAG ATCCTTGCTACGTCTAACCCTTCTCGCTATGGAGTTCTTTGGAGGAGGTTTGATGAGATTTATGCCGTCCTGGACATGTTATTGCAGCACCATTTCCTTTCCCGCACCAGCGCCTCGTTTTCGGAGAATTTTTACGGTCTGAAGCGTGTAGGAGAAGACGGCCCAGGTGCGGCTCATCTGGGACTCCGGCGCAGACAGCACTGGCGCTCCTTGTTCCTTCTGGCCCTCCTTCCTTACCTACACACCAAACTGGAAAAAATCCTTGCTCGACAGAGAGACGAGGACGATTTCTCCATCCGCTTGCCTCAGTCCTCCCTGCAGAAGTTGTACAGGGCTTTTTTGGCTGCGTACCCCTTTGTGTGCATGGCTTGGGATGGCTGGGTCTTTTGCCACCAGCTTTTGTATGTTTTCGGCAAAACACGAACACATTCTCCGCTTCTGTGGCTAGCAGGGGTTAAACTCTCATATCTCACGGCTAATGACATACGCTGTCTGGATCTTAAGCCATCAGACCCGGCACTGAGCCCCAGTCAAAG CTTTAGAGAGAAATGTCAGCGCTTGGTCTCTACAGCGGTTGGCGGCGTGGCTGTGTCTCTGTCGACCAGCCTCTCGATTGGAGTGTTTTTCCTGCAGTTCCTAGAGTGGTGGTATTCATCCGAGAACCAGAGCACCGTTAAGTCCTTGACCTCCCTCCCGACCCCTCCGCCGCCTCTCCACCTTCACAGCCAGGagacgtcacacacacacatcaaagtCTGCCCGCTCTGCAGGAAAGTCCGCACCAATGACACCGCCCTGGCCACTTCAGGCTACGTGTTTTGTTAcaagtgtatatatgtgtatgtcaAAGCTAATCACAGGTGTCCCCTCACTGGGTACCCTTCGGGACTGCAGCACctcattaaaatatacacaccTGATGGATAG
- the orai2 gene encoding protein orai-2 isoform X1, translating into MKTSPKAGQGQSVTMSSELSVPMGSPAPGGSERVQDGGGMDYRDWVRRSYLELVTSNHHSVQALSWRKLYLSRAKLKASSRTSALLSGFAMVAMVEVQLEMQYNYPRVLLIAFSVCTTVLVAVHLFALLISTCILPNVEAVSNIHNLNSVSESPHERMHHYIELAWGFSTALGILLFLAEVVLLCWIKFLPVDSGELKQNCSSSASKPSHSGWQAALASTIIMVPVGLIFVVFTIHFYRSLVRHKTERHHQEIEELHKIKVQLDGHERGLQAV; encoded by the exons ATGAAAACCAGTCCTAAAGCAGGGCAAGGCCAATCAG TTACTATGAGCAGTGAGCTCAGCGTGCCAATGGGCTCCCCCGCTCCCGGGGGCTCGGAGCGGGTGCAGGATGGCGGTGGGATGGACTACAGGGATTGGGTTCGGCGCAGCTATCTGGAGCTGGTCACCTCTAACCACCACTCGGTCCAGGCTCTGTCGTGGAGGAAACTCTACCTCAGCAGGGCCAAGCTCAAAGCCTCCAGCCGAACCTCAGCCCTGCTGTCTGGCTTTGCCATG GTGGCCATGGTGGAGGTGCAGCTGGAGATGCAGTACAACTACCCCCGGGTGCTGCTCATCGCCTTCAGTGTGTGTACTACAGTGCTGGTGGCCGTGCACCTGTTCGCCCTGCTCATCAGCACCTGCATCCTGCCCAACGTGGAAGCCGTCAGCAACATCCACAATCTCAACTCCGTCTCCGAGTCTCCCCACGAGAGGATGCATCACTATATTGAGCTGGCCTGGGGCTTTTCCACCGCTCTGGGGATCCTTCTGTTCCTGGCTGAGGTGGTGCTCCTCTGCTGGATAAAGTTCTTGCCGGTTGACTCGGGGGAGCTCAAACAGAACTGCAGCTCTTCCGCCAGTAAGCCCAGCCACAGCGGCTGGCAGGCGGCTCTGGCCTCCACCATCATCATGGTGCCAGTTGGATTGATCTTTGTGGTGTTCACCATTCACTTCTACCGCTCCCTAGTGCGCCACAAAACAGAGCGGCACCATCAGGAGATCGAGGAACTGCACAAAATCAAGGTGCAGCTGGACGGCCATGAGCGAGGCCTGCAGGCGGTGTGA